The DNA region AGGTCGTCTTCGACCTGCTCGATTATGTCGGCCATCCGCGCGAACGCCTGCTTTCGGTGTTTTCGCGCCGTGTCGGTGTTACTGCGGCGGAGTTTCGAGATATACTCGCGGTGCAGTTCCTTGATCTGGCGGCCGGCCCACGTGAGGTTGGCGAGGCTCTGGCGCAGCGTGTCGACGCCGCCGTCGCCTTCGAGTTCGTCGTTCTTCGAGGCGAACGTACCCTGTCGACGGAGCACGGCGTCGGCAAGTTCGTAGTAGAAGGGGTCGACCGTCTCGAAGTCCGGCCACGCCGTCACGACGTTCTGGACGTTGTCCGAGAGGATGTTCGCCGCCGTCTGGAGCATCGACTCCTGGGCCTCCAAACCTGTCTTGGCCCGTCCGGCCCGCGCCGCCCGCGAGAACGCCTTGTCGATGAGTTCCTCCGACCGGGGTGTCGTCGGAAGATTCTCGAAAATCATGCTTCGCTCTTGACGACGAGCGTACTAAAGGGCGTTCGTTCGTGTTGCCCGTGTGCCGACGTTTCACGGGAGCGTTCGACTCACCGTCTCCGAACGCCGCGCAACCGAACCCGACGAATCGGCACGACGCTTTTCCCCTCGGACGCGCTACGCTCTCCTATGACTGACTGGCGCGCGGTCGGTGTCGGCTTCGTCGTCCTCCTCGTCGTCGGCGCCGTCGGCCTCTCGGTACCGATAGTCGGACAGATTGGCGCGGGCCTCATCGGCGGGTTCGCCGCGGGCTACCTCGCGGGCGGGAGTCTCGGCCGCGGCGCGTGGCACGGCCTCGTCGCGGGCTCGATTTCTGGCATCGTCCTCACCGTCTTCGTCGCGCTGCTCGGCGGACTGCTCGGCTTCGCCGGTGGTCCCCTCGGAGGTCTCGTCGCCGGCGGCGGCATCCTCGTCGTCGGCGCGGTTATCACCCTCCTCTTCGCCATCGACAGCGCGCTCGCCGGTGCGGTCGGCGCGTGGGCGAAGGGCTGAACTGCGGCCCGTATCTCCGTTTTTCGGAGTGTCCGTCGAACCGTCAGACGAGTTCAAGATTCTACGTCGCGTTCTCTCTTCTGCTATGGCAGAGTTGAACTGGCGCGCAATCGCCATCGGGTTCGTCGTCACGCTCGTACTCGGACTGCTCAGCGGCAACGCGATTCCGCTGACCGACCTCACGCTCCCCGTCATCGGCTGGGGCGTGACGGGCGTCCTCGGCGGACTCGCCGCCGGGTACGTCGCGGGTCACGGAATGGGTAACGGAGCCGTCAACGGTATCGTCGCGACCACCATCGGCGCGATACTCGTGTACGCGGTGCTGGCGGTACTGGGGACCGTGCTCCTCGGCTTCGTCGGCCTCTCGTTCGCGCTCGTCGCCCTCCTGTTCCTCGGCCTCTACGCCATCCCCGGCGCGGTCGGCGGCGCAGTCGGCGCGATGCTGAAGCGTTCGTCGCCCGCCGACCGGACGCAGCCGGCCGGTCGCTGACGACCCGTAGAGACGACTTTTCGGTATTTTCGATTTCTTCCGATACTCCCGTCCGACGGCCGCTCACTCCCTATCGAGATACTCGCCCTGCACTTCGACGACTTCGGTCGAATCCGAACACGCCGCGTAGCGTCGCAACGGTTCCTCGTTGAGTTCCAGAAACGTGTGCCCCCACGTGAACTTCGAGAGAATCTCCTCGGCGTAGTCGTCGTAACCGAAGATACAGAGCGCCGCCGCCATCGCCTCGACGGTCGTGAGTTCCATCGGACGGCCGAAGTTCACCGGATTTCCGGCGACGAGAAACGGTAACGCGCGGTGGATGCCGCCGAGAGTGAACATCGCGCGCTCGGCAGACTCCCACGAGCAGTCGAGCGCGACGAGTCCACGGTCGGCCGCCCGCTGTTCGTCGGCGGGCGACAGCGCCTGGTCTGCGTGCGGGTTGAGGATGACGCCGCGGGGTGCGGCCCGGTCGGTGCGATGTAACTCCGCGAGGTCGAATCGGGCGAGTTTCCTCGCCGTACACTTGGTCGGGTCGTCGTCGCCCTCGTACCGGACGTGAAGCTCCACACCGGAGATGGACGACCCCTGAAGAAAAGCACCTCGTTCGTCGGCCGACCGTCGACCGGCGAGTCGACTCCACGACAACCAACTGCGAGCGTTTATGAACGATGACGGAACCACCTCGCTCCGTGATCTGACGACTCGACGCGCGCCGGTCGAGGCGGGAGCGCGAGCAACCGGCGCGCGACACAGGTAACGAGGACGCTCGCCTGTTCGCCAAAACCATCATACGGAACCACCACGGAGTGACGGTACATGGACCACGTCGCCGTCGTCCGCACGTACTACTCGGCGCTCGACGAGCACGACTACTCGGCGCTCTCGGATCTCCTCGCGCCGACGTTCGTTCACGACCGCCCCGACCGCACGCTCGACGGCCGCGAGGCGTTCGTCTCCTTCATGCGCGACGACCGGCCGAACAAGCGGACGTGCCACGAACTCGACGAGGTGTACGAGAACGGCGACGGTTCGGAGCTCGTCGTCCGCGGTCGCCTCCTCGACGCCGACGGCGAGCGACTGTTCGACTTCGTCGACGTGCATCGGTTCGAAGACGGCGTCGTCGCCGAACTCCGGACGTTCGCGAGAGAGAGCTAAGCGGCTCTCAGTCCTTCTTGCCGGCACCGACGGCGCTCTCGCCGACCGGTTCGTGGCCTTCGATGACCTCTCGGCCACCCATGTACGGGCGAAGGGCTTCAGGAACCGTGACGGTTCCGTCGTCGTTCTGGTAGTACTCCAGCAGCGCGACCATCACGCGCCCGACGGCCGTCCCCGACGCGTTGAGCGTGTGGAGGTACTCCGCCGACTCGTGGCGCTCGGGGCGGTATCGAAGTCCGGCGCGGCGCGCCTGGAACTCCTCGAAGTTCGACGCCGACGACACTTCGAGCCACCGGCCA from Haloprofundus halobius includes:
- a CDS encoding DUF367 family protein; the encoded protein is MELHVRYEGDDDPTKCTARKLARFDLAELHRTDRAAPRGVILNPHADQALSPADEQRAADRGLVALDCSWESAERAMFTLGGIHRALPFLVAGNPVNFGRPMELTTVEAMAAALCIFGYDDYAEEILSKFTWGHTFLELNEEPLRRYAACSDSTEVVEVQGEYLDRE
- a CDS encoding nuclear transport factor 2 family protein — encoded protein: MDHVAVVRTYYSALDEHDYSALSDLLAPTFVHDRPDRTLDGREAFVSFMRDDRPNKRTCHELDEVYENGDGSELVVRGRLLDADGERLFDFVDVHRFEDGVVAELRTFARES
- a CDS encoding DUF5518 domain-containing protein; translation: MAELNWRAIAIGFVVTLVLGLLSGNAIPLTDLTLPVIGWGVTGVLGGLAAGYVAGHGMGNGAVNGIVATTIGAILVYAVLAVLGTVLLGFVGLSFALVALLFLGLYAIPGAVGGAVGAMLKRSSPADRTQPAGR
- a CDS encoding DUF5518 domain-containing protein — its product is MTDWRAVGVGFVVLLVVGAVGLSVPIVGQIGAGLIGGFAAGYLAGGSLGRGAWHGLVAGSISGIVLTVFVALLGGLLGFAGGPLGGLVAGGGILVVGAVITLLFAIDSALAGAVGAWAKG